CTGAACTCACTGGCTTCACCCAGAAAAGCCGCGTAGATGGCCTCTGTGGCAAGGGTTGCCGCCAGCGGCAGGTAGCCGCCCGTCAGCCCTTTGGCAACACACAGCAGGTCCGGTGCAACCCCTTCAGACTCACAGGCAAACATCCAGCCGGTGCGACCAAAGCCGGTGGCCACCTCATCGCATATCAGCAGCACGTCATGGGCTGTACACAGTTCGCGCACCCGCCGGACGTAGCCTTCCGGTTGGGCCAGCATACCGGCCGCGCCCATCAGGACCGGCTCGATGATGACCGCTGCGACTTCGTCGGCGTGTTCGGACAGAATACGTCCCAGTTCCTCTGCACAGGCCAGCCCACAGCCTGGACGTTCAAGCTTCAGCGGGCAGCGATAGCAGTGCGGCTCCGGCGCTGTCAGCGTCTCGAACAGCATCGGACGGTAGAGGTCATGAAAGAGCGCAATCCCGCCGACAGAGACCGCTCCCACCGTATCGCCGTGATAAGACTCGCGGAGGTGAATGAACTTCGTTTTCCGTGGGCGCGGGTCAGAACGCTGCCGCCAATACTGGAAAGCCATCTTGAGGGCAATCTCGACGGCCGTCGAACCGGAGTCCGAGTAAAACACTCTGGTCAGCCCAGGGGGCGCCATCTGCACCAGTCTGGCAGCCAGTTCAATGGCCGGTGGATGCGTCAGCCCCAGAAGCGTCGTGTGCGCCACCCGGTCAAGCTGGTGGCGGATGGCGGCATCCAGTTCAGGAGTACGGTGCCCGTGGGTTGTCACCCACAGGCTGGACACCCCATCCAGGTAACGCCGGCCTTCAACATCGTAGAGATAGCAGCCCTCGGCGCGTTCAATGATGAGCGGGCGTGCCGCCTGCCATCCCTGCATCTGCGTGAAAGGATGCCAGAGATGGGCCTTGTCGAGGGCTTCCA
This window of the Chloracidobacterium sp. N genome carries:
- the bioA gene encoding adenosylmethionine--8-amino-7-oxononanoate transaminase, whose product is MSAAHPESPSALLRLEALDKAHLWHPFTQMQGWQAARPLIIERAEGCYLYDVEGRRYLDGVSSLWVTTHGHRTPELDAAIRHQLDRVAHTTLLGLTHPPAIELAARLVQMAPPGLTRVFYSDSGSTAVEIALKMAFQYWRQRSDPRPRKTKFIHLRESYHGDTVGAVSVGGIALFHDLYRPMLFETLTAPEPHCYRCPLKLERPGCGLACAEELGRILSEHADEVAAVIIEPVLMGAAGMLAQPEGYVRRVRELCTAHDVLLICDEVATGFGRTGWMFACESEGVAPDLLCVAKGLTGGYLPLAATLATEAIYAAFLGEASEFRTFFHGHTYTGNPLACAVALANLDLFERNRTLDHVRTVANHLALRLEELRTLPLVGDIRQRGLMVGIELVADRAARTPFPPDQLMGYRVTNRCRDYGVILRPLGNVVVLMPPLAISTAQIDELVDVLHTVIPEVAESL